The proteins below are encoded in one region of Arthrobacter sp. CJ23:
- a CDS encoding FMN-binding negative transcriptional regulator, protein MYIPAHFAASTAAIQDLLARSAAANLVTMTSQGLLATMLPLIHEPSIGEHGALHGHLARNNTQWAEPAIGESLAIIQGRDDYVSPSWYASKAEHGRVVPTWNYSTAHVYGTLVIHDDPVWLGNHVRRLSNVHEARFERPWSVDDAPERFIAGQLRAIVGVELLITRIEAKTKLSQNRSEADIDGVVAGLGAQGRAESAADVERARPNRAAVRG, encoded by the coding sequence ATGTACATCCCAGCGCACTTCGCAGCCAGCACCGCCGCCATCCAGGACCTGCTCGCCCGGTCGGCCGCGGCCAACCTGGTCACCATGACCTCCCAGGGCCTGCTCGCCACCATGCTGCCCCTCATCCATGAGCCCTCCATTGGAGAACACGGAGCCCTGCACGGGCACCTGGCCCGGAACAACACGCAGTGGGCCGAGCCTGCCATCGGGGAATCACTCGCCATCATCCAAGGCCGGGACGACTACGTTTCGCCCTCCTGGTACGCCTCGAAGGCCGAACACGGACGCGTTGTCCCCACCTGGAACTACTCCACGGCCCACGTGTACGGCACCCTGGTGATCCACGACGACCCGGTGTGGCTCGGCAACCACGTGAGGCGGCTGAGCAACGTCCACGAAGCCCGGTTCGAGCGGCCGTGGTCCGTGGATGACGCACCGGAGCGCTTCATCGCGGGCCAGCTGCGCGCGATAGTCGGCGTCGAACTGCTCATCACGCGGATCGAGGCGAAGACCAAGCTCAGCCAGAACAGGAGCGAGGCCGACATCGACGGCGTGGTGGCCGGCCTGGGTGCCCAGGGCCGGGCCGAAAGCGCCGCCGACGTCGAACGGGCAAGGCCGAACAGGGCGGCCGTCCGGGGCTAG
- a CDS encoding DMT family transporter — MRDNSSATTLIRPVVSSKPVTGLWWGLLGVAAFSFTVPFTRVAVGGLSPLFIGSGRAVLAAILAAFALALTRQRFPHGVQWARLAVVAGGIVIGFPLLTSYALTTVPASHGAVVIALLPAATATAVVLRTRERPPRAFWAMTAVGAVAAIGFAFISGGPDQAGGYGQFHSADLLLLGAVAAAAIGYAEGGLLARELGSWQTVSWALVIASPLMVCLTLLSLAQQPPAATPVQWAAFAYLGIVSMFLGFFAWYRGLAIGPMAQVSQIQLIQPVLSICWAGLLLGEALGWPTLIGGLAVILCAGAAVRVRLRPAPAPPRISAVMPLEPAKD; from the coding sequence ATGAGAGACAATAGTAGCGCTACTACGCTGATTCGCCCAGTGGTATCGTCCAAGCCGGTCACCGGCCTGTGGTGGGGCCTTCTTGGAGTAGCGGCATTCTCCTTCACCGTTCCGTTCACCCGGGTTGCGGTGGGCGGGCTGTCGCCGCTCTTCATCGGCTCCGGCCGCGCCGTGCTGGCCGCGATCCTGGCGGCCTTTGCCCTCGCACTCACCCGGCAGCGGTTTCCGCACGGTGTGCAGTGGGCCAGGCTCGCGGTGGTTGCCGGCGGCATCGTCATCGGCTTCCCGCTGCTCACCTCCTACGCGCTCACCACCGTTCCTGCCAGCCACGGCGCCGTCGTCATTGCCCTGCTCCCGGCAGCGACGGCTACTGCCGTGGTCCTCCGCACCCGCGAACGCCCGCCACGGGCCTTCTGGGCCATGACCGCCGTGGGGGCCGTGGCGGCCATCGGCTTTGCGTTCATATCCGGCGGACCGGACCAGGCCGGCGGCTATGGACAATTCCACTCGGCGGACCTGCTGCTCCTCGGTGCCGTGGCGGCCGCCGCCATCGGCTATGCCGAAGGAGGGCTGCTGGCCCGCGAACTGGGCTCCTGGCAGACCGTCTCCTGGGCCCTCGTCATCGCGTCGCCGCTTATGGTCTGCCTGACGCTGCTCTCCCTGGCCCAGCAGCCGCCGGCCGCCACCCCGGTCCAGTGGGCAGCCTTTGCGTACCTGGGCATCGTCAGCATGTTCCTGGGGTTCTTCGCCTGGTACCGCGGCCTCGCTATCGGCCCCATGGCACAGGTCAGCCAGATCCAGCTCATCCAGCCGGTCCTGAGCATCTGCTGGGCCGGGCTCCTGCTGGGGGAGGCCCTCGGCTGGCCCACCCTCATCGGCGGCCTGGCCGTCATCCTCTGCGCCGGTGCCGCAGTCCGCGTACGGCTCAGGCCTGCGCCCGCGCCGCCCCGCATCTCCGCCGTAATGCCACTTGAGCCTGCAAAGGATTAG
- a CDS encoding PLP-dependent aminotransferase family protein: MNNDSSSRIVARLKEWIAGAAPGARLPSTRSLVAEYQASPVTVQKALQVLATQGLIESRPGVGTFVRAVRTARPSDYGWQTAALRAPQAPLRPASAAMRSTANDVIAFHSGYPARELLPERLVRAALTRASRGDAALFRPPAAGLPELQSWFAHELGTATPVGVMPPTPSDVIVLPGSQSGLSSIFRALVGVGQPLLIESPSYWGAILAASQAGVRVVPVPSGPDGPDPVELARAFEETGARMFYAQPNFANPTGAQWSAQRGQEVLDVVRRHGAFLVEDDWAHDFGITANPICLAAQDDSGHVVYLRSLTKSVSPAIRVAGVIARGPARERILAAQAAESMYVSGLLQAAALDVVTQPGWQTHLRGLRHQLQARRDLLVTSLREHAPQAHISNLPKGGLNLWARLPDGTDLERLTRDCESAGVIIAAGTEWFPAEAAGPFIRLNYAGPNPGAFPEGARILGEAIARNIT, translated from the coding sequence ATGAATAACGATAGCAGTTCCCGGATTGTGGCGCGACTGAAGGAATGGATCGCCGGCGCCGCACCGGGGGCCCGCTTGCCGTCCACCCGGTCCCTGGTGGCCGAGTACCAGGCCAGCCCGGTGACGGTGCAGAAGGCGCTGCAGGTCCTCGCAACGCAGGGACTGATCGAGAGCCGGCCCGGCGTCGGGACGTTTGTGCGGGCCGTGAGGACCGCGCGCCCCTCGGACTACGGCTGGCAGACGGCGGCGCTGCGGGCGCCGCAGGCCCCGCTGCGCCCGGCCTCCGCCGCGATGCGCAGCACTGCGAACGATGTCATCGCGTTCCACTCGGGCTATCCGGCCCGGGAGCTCCTGCCGGAACGCCTGGTCCGTGCGGCGCTCACGCGGGCGTCCCGGGGTGACGCCGCCCTGTTCCGGCCACCGGCGGCGGGTCTTCCCGAGCTGCAGTCGTGGTTCGCGCATGAACTCGGCACGGCAACCCCGGTGGGGGTCATGCCGCCAACGCCCAGCGACGTCATTGTGCTGCCGGGCAGCCAGAGCGGCCTCAGCTCGATCTTCCGGGCACTGGTGGGCGTCGGGCAGCCCCTGCTCATCGAATCCCCCAGCTATTGGGGCGCCATCCTGGCCGCGTCGCAGGCCGGCGTCCGCGTGGTCCCCGTGCCCAGCGGGCCCGACGGCCCCGATCCGGTCGAGCTCGCCCGGGCCTTCGAGGAAACCGGCGCGCGGATGTTCTACGCACAGCCCAACTTCGCGAACCCCACCGGGGCCCAGTGGTCCGCCCAGCGGGGCCAGGAGGTCCTGGACGTGGTGCGCCGGCACGGGGCCTTCCTGGTGGAAGACGACTGGGCACACGATTTCGGGATCACCGCCAACCCCATCTGCCTGGCCGCACAGGACGACTCCGGCCACGTGGTGTACCTGCGCTCGTTGACGAAGAGCGTTTCCCCGGCCATCCGGGTGGCCGGGGTCATCGCCCGCGGTCCGGCACGTGAACGCATCCTCGCCGCCCAGGCGGCTGAGTCCATGTATGTGAGCGGCCTCCTCCAGGCGGCAGCGCTCGACGTCGTCACGCAGCCCGGGTGGCAGACCCACCTTCGCGGACTCCGCCATCAGCTGCAGGCACGGCGCGACCTCCTGGTCACCAGCCTGCGCGAACACGCCCCGCAGGCCCACATCAGCAACCTCCCCAAGGGAGGGCTGAACCTCTGGGCACGCCTGCCCGACGGAACCGACCTGGAGCGGCTGACCCGCGACTGCGAGAGTGCCGGCGTCATCATCGCCGCGGGCACCGAATGGTTCCCGGCCGAGGCCGCGGGCCCGTTCATCCGGCTCAACTACGCGGGACCGAACCCCGGGGCATTCCCCGAGGGCGCGCGCATCCTGGGTGAGGCCATCGCCCGGAACATCACGTAG
- a CDS encoding cysteine hydrolase family protein has product MTTLPNRPNTALLVIDAQKGVMAGVLRRDAVLANIGTLVDKARGEGIPVVWVQHSDEQLELGSEAWEYVPELARREQEPLVPKTFSDAFEDSRLEDVLAAAGVGRLVVGGAQTDECIRSTIHGALVRGYDVTLVSDAHTTEDLSEWGAPPPEMVIAHTNLYWQNQAAPGRTAGVTETKDVTF; this is encoded by the coding sequence ATGACCACGCTGCCAAACCGCCCCAACACCGCCCTGCTGGTGATCGACGCCCAGAAGGGCGTCATGGCCGGTGTCCTCAGGCGCGACGCGGTGCTCGCCAACATCGGAACGCTTGTGGACAAGGCCCGCGGCGAGGGCATTCCGGTGGTGTGGGTCCAGCACTCCGACGAGCAGTTGGAGCTGGGCAGTGAGGCCTGGGAGTACGTCCCGGAGCTGGCGCGCCGGGAGCAGGAACCGCTGGTGCCGAAGACGTTCAGTGACGCCTTCGAGGACAGCCGGCTTGAGGACGTGCTCGCCGCAGCCGGGGTGGGACGCCTGGTGGTGGGCGGCGCACAGACGGATGAATGCATCCGGTCCACCATCCACGGTGCCCTGGTCCGCGGCTATGATGTGACGCTGGTCAGCGACGCGCACACCACGGAGGACCTGAGCGAGTGGGGCGCCCCGCCGCCGGAAATGGTCATCGCCCACACCAACCTCTACTGGCAAAACCAGGCGGCGCCCGGCCGCACCGCCGGGGTCACGGAGACCAAGGACGTGACGTTCTGA
- a CDS encoding alpha/beta fold hydrolase: protein MNEATVDGRRISFHEAGAGEPVLLLHPGFVADGMLPLLGRPELAGFRLIAPHRSGYGASEPRPAPVAMGDLALELLGLMDQLGIGAAHAVGHSFGANVALEACRIAPERFASLALLEPPLGFFMSSEATGVITSVIGQAMQQFASGDVEAASTTWLDGAFGPGWQQLLDQRLPGASGQVVKDAPTALAVEGGALQTWQFGPADVGQISAPILSVVHPQAGWTGFHEVHQGLVAASAEALEVELPSHLLQILDPAPVAGGVARFLSRHPIESPTGTSAA from the coding sequence ATGAACGAGGCCACTGTCGACGGTCGGAGAATCTCGTTCCACGAGGCCGGTGCTGGGGAACCGGTCCTGCTCCTCCATCCCGGATTCGTTGCCGACGGCATGCTGCCGCTCCTGGGCCGGCCGGAGCTGGCCGGCTTCCGGCTGATCGCTCCGCACCGCTCGGGCTACGGTGCCTCGGAGCCGAGGCCGGCCCCGGTTGCGATGGGCGATCTGGCTCTCGAGCTGCTCGGGCTCATGGATCAGCTCGGCATCGGTGCTGCGCATGCCGTGGGACACTCCTTCGGTGCCAACGTGGCACTCGAAGCCTGCCGCATCGCGCCCGAACGCTTCGCCTCGCTGGCGCTGCTCGAGCCGCCCTTGGGCTTCTTCATGTCATCTGAGGCCACCGGCGTGATCACGTCGGTGATCGGCCAGGCCATGCAGCAATTCGCGAGCGGCGACGTCGAGGCGGCATCCACCACTTGGCTGGACGGCGCCTTCGGGCCGGGCTGGCAGCAGCTCCTGGACCAGAGGCTGCCCGGAGCCTCAGGTCAAGTGGTCAAGGACGCGCCCACGGCCTTGGCCGTCGAGGGAGGTGCGCTCCAGACCTGGCAGTTCGGCCCTGCCGATGTCGGCCAAATCTCAGCACCGATACTCTCGGTCGTCCACCCGCAGGCCGGCTGGACAGGCTTCCATGAAGTCCACCAAGGGCTGGTTGCAGCCAGCGCGGAGGCGCTCGAGGTCGAACTGCCCTCGCACCTCCTGCAGATCCTGGACCCGGCTCCGGTGGCCGGCGGGGTTGCCCGTTTCCTAAGCCGGCACCCCATCGAGTCCCCCACCGGAACGTCTGCCGCCTGA
- a CDS encoding DUF4193 domain-containing protein, with protein sequence MATDYDELRSDVAESQNTSLRAVQSANAPDARSVVRELEEADAFEGSELPGGEFIAEELIFAVIPQKDDEFTCYSCFLVRHRSQLALEKDGHAYCLDCEG encoded by the coding sequence GTGGCCACCGATTACGACGAACTCCGTTCCGACGTCGCGGAATCCCAGAACACCTCGCTGCGGGCGGTGCAGTCGGCCAACGCCCCGGATGCCCGCAGTGTCGTGCGCGAGCTGGAGGAGGCCGATGCCTTCGAAGGGAGCGAGCTGCCCGGCGGCGAGTTCATCGCCGAGGAACTGATCTTCGCGGTGATCCCGCAGAAGGACGACGAGTTCACCTGCTATTCCTGCTTCTTGGTCCGCCACCGCTCCCAGCTCGCCCTGGAAAAGGACGGCCACGCCTACTGCCTGGACTGTGAAGGCTGA
- a CDS encoding glycoside hydrolase family 3 protein, with protein MNHLQTSIAPNGTLYRDLNRNGVMDPFEDPSLSPEDRTADLLPRLSLEEKVGLLFHTVIETGPDGTLLEHPGNISKSPTTAVVVQKFMNHFNVHALGTPRQAARWNNAIQKLAESNPHGIPVTISTDPRHAFIENTGVSFNAGHFSQWPEPIGLAATGSAELIRRFADIARQEYTAVGIRAALHPTVDLATEPRWGRQAGTFGQDKEQTSQFAVEYLKGLQGESLGPGSVACTTKHFPGGGPQRDGEDPHFPYGREQVYPGGRFEEHLEPFRTAIANHTSAIMPYYGMPVGLELDGEPVEEVGFGYNRQIITGLLREKLGYGGVVLSDWELVNDNVVGDKVLPARAWGVENLTAAERMQKILNAGVDQFGGEECTDLLLGLVRDGIVSEERIDESARRLLLVKFQLGLFDNPYVSEDAAAVLVGNDDFRAEGHRAQARSVTVLTDKGADGSRLLPLSDKPRIYVEGLDPAALSGTGTLVEAPEDADVAIIRLHAPWEHREDLFLEEGFHAGSLDFPPGLISRLTALSKKVPLIIDVRLDRPAILTPLTQFASALVGTFGVSDAALLDALTGRILPCGRLPFELPSSMDEVRASRPDVASDTPSPLFANGHGLSLIRGTDAAYD; from the coding sequence TTGAACCACTTGCAGACTTCCATCGCGCCCAACGGCACCCTTTACCGGGATTTGAACCGCAACGGAGTGATGGATCCCTTCGAGGACCCATCACTCAGCCCGGAGGACCGGACAGCGGACCTCCTGCCTCGGCTTAGCCTCGAAGAGAAGGTGGGTCTGCTGTTCCACACAGTCATTGAGACTGGACCGGACGGGACCCTGTTGGAACACCCCGGAAACATCAGCAAATCGCCCACCACCGCCGTCGTGGTCCAGAAGTTCATGAATCATTTCAACGTGCACGCCCTGGGGACCCCACGGCAGGCGGCCCGCTGGAACAACGCCATCCAGAAACTCGCCGAATCGAACCCGCACGGCATACCGGTCACCATCTCCACGGACCCGAGGCACGCCTTCATTGAAAACACCGGCGTCTCTTTCAACGCGGGCCATTTCTCCCAGTGGCCCGAACCCATCGGCCTCGCCGCCACCGGCAGTGCAGAGCTGATCCGGCGGTTCGCCGACATCGCACGGCAGGAATACACCGCCGTCGGCATCCGTGCCGCGCTGCACCCAACGGTGGACCTTGCCACCGAACCGCGCTGGGGCCGTCAGGCCGGCACCTTCGGCCAGGACAAAGAGCAAACCTCGCAGTTCGCCGTCGAATACCTCAAGGGACTCCAAGGCGAGTCCCTTGGCCCGGGCTCTGTTGCCTGCACCACCAAGCACTTTCCCGGCGGCGGCCCCCAGCGCGACGGCGAAGACCCGCACTTCCCCTACGGCCGTGAGCAGGTCTACCCCGGGGGACGCTTCGAGGAGCACCTTGAACCCTTCCGGACCGCCATCGCCAACCACACCAGCGCCATCATGCCCTACTACGGAATGCCCGTCGGCCTCGAGCTCGACGGTGAACCCGTCGAAGAGGTCGGCTTCGGCTACAACCGGCAGATCATTACCGGGCTCCTGCGCGAAAAGCTCGGCTACGGCGGTGTGGTGCTCAGTGACTGGGAACTTGTCAATGACAATGTCGTGGGAGACAAAGTACTACCCGCCCGCGCTTGGGGGGTCGAGAACCTGACTGCAGCGGAACGCATGCAGAAAATCCTCAACGCCGGCGTGGACCAGTTCGGCGGGGAAGAGTGCACGGACTTGCTCCTTGGCCTGGTCCGTGATGGCATCGTCAGCGAAGAACGGATCGATGAATCCGCGCGCCGGCTGCTGCTGGTGAAGTTCCAACTGGGCCTCTTCGACAACCCCTACGTATCGGAGGACGCAGCGGCCGTCCTCGTCGGCAACGATGACTTCCGGGCTGAAGGGCACCGCGCCCAGGCACGTTCGGTGACCGTGCTGACTGACAAAGGAGCCGACGGAAGCCGCCTGCTGCCGCTCTCCGACAAGCCGCGCATCTATGTCGAAGGCCTCGACCCGGCAGCCCTGTCGGGCACAGGCACGCTCGTTGAAGCGCCCGAGGACGCCGACGTCGCAATCATCCGCCTCCATGCACCGTGGGAGCACAGGGAGGATCTGTTCCTTGAGGAGGGCTTCCATGCCGGCTCCCTGGACTTCCCGCCCGGGCTCATTTCGCGGCTGACGGCCCTTTCCAAGAAGGTGCCGTTGATCATTGACGTCCGTCTGGACCGCCCCGCGATCCTCACCCCGCTGACCCAATTCGCCAGCGCGCTGGTAGGCACTTTCGGCGTTTCCGACGCTGCGCTGTTGGACGCCCTCACGGGGAGGATTCTCCCGTGCGGCCGTCTGCCCTTCGAGTTGCCTTCCTCCATGGACGAGGTCCGCGCCTCGCGGCCCGATGTAGCATCCGACACTCCGTCACCGCTCTTCGCCAACGGGCACGGGCTGTCCCTGATCCGGGGCACCGACGCCGCCTATGACTGA
- a CDS encoding carbohydrate ABC transporter permease — MTFPTETLTPAPSRTQSGGPARRPRQRGQRGRPLVYILLLLAVAATLLPFAWMLLGSFKTQGELLRRPVTWWPQDGTLANYTSWFTELHIDKFFTNSLIVAVVTVLGNLLFCSMIGYALAKMNFPGKRFLFLLVMVTLMVPGVVTFVPLFVMVSKLGLVSTYPALFLPFLASPVGVFLMRQFMLGIPDSIIEAARIDGASEFRIFTRVVMPLCGPPLATLGILTFLGSWNNFLWPLVAAQSEDMYTLPVALSLFSTGQNATNYGLLLAGSVLVITPIVALFVALQRFFIQSVAATGIK; from the coding sequence ATGACATTTCCCACAGAAACCCTCACGCCCGCACCCTCGCGGACCCAATCCGGTGGACCTGCACGCCGTCCCCGCCAACGCGGTCAGCGCGGCCGGCCCCTCGTGTATATCCTGCTGCTGCTCGCCGTGGCTGCTACCCTCCTGCCGTTCGCCTGGATGCTGCTGGGATCATTCAAGACCCAAGGTGAACTCCTTCGCAGGCCTGTCACGTGGTGGCCACAGGACGGCACGCTTGCCAACTACACCTCCTGGTTCACTGAGCTGCACATCGACAAGTTCTTCACGAACAGCCTCATCGTTGCCGTCGTCACGGTCTTGGGCAACCTGCTCTTCTGCTCGATGATCGGCTATGCACTGGCGAAGATGAACTTTCCAGGGAAACGGTTCCTCTTCTTGCTGGTGATGGTGACCCTGATGGTGCCCGGGGTGGTCACGTTCGTTCCCCTCTTTGTCATGGTCAGCAAACTGGGGCTGGTCAGCACTTACCCGGCGCTGTTCCTTCCGTTCCTGGCCTCGCCCGTGGGGGTCTTCCTGATGCGCCAGTTCATGCTGGGCATCCCGGATTCAATCATTGAGGCGGCACGGATCGACGGAGCCAGCGAGTTCCGGATCTTCACCCGCGTGGTGATGCCCCTCTGCGGCCCGCCTCTGGCCACGCTGGGGATCCTGACTTTCCTGGGCTCGTGGAACAACTTCCTCTGGCCGCTGGTCGCGGCCCAGAGCGAGGACATGTACACCCTACCGGTGGCGCTGTCCCTCTTCTCGACCGGGCAGAATGCCACCAACTACGGCCTGCTGCTGGCCGGATCGGTCCTGGTCATTACCCCAATCGTCGCCCTTTTCGTAGCGCTGCAGCGCTTCTTCATCCAAAGCGTCGCCGCCACCGGCATCAAGTAA
- a CDS encoding carbohydrate ABC transporter permease has translation MSTTSSRTPLPTASRSPRGAAGPSSRRRRQALIAWMFALPFVAVFAVFMLVPLVSSFAMSFTDFTSRDVQNPAAIGFVGIKQYATLFANPQFLHSMLNTAYFVVVGIPLTMAVALALAVALNSGIKRFRTAFRVGFYTPVVTSIVAVAVVWRFILQPDGLLNTILGAVGIHGPDWLNSTTWAMPAMILMAVWRNMGTLMIIFLAGLQNVSAEMLEAAEVDGANAWQRFTRITLPTLRPTLLLGAVLLSVGYLQFFEEPFVMTKGGPLDSTLSISYFTYNQFGFGKYGLASAASYVLFVAIALLSLVQFRALRSKD, from the coding sequence ATGAGCACGACGTCCAGCCGCACCCCGTTGCCTACCGCATCCCGGTCGCCCAGGGGTGCGGCCGGACCCTCCTCGCGCCGCCGCAGGCAGGCACTCATCGCATGGATGTTCGCGCTCCCGTTCGTGGCGGTCTTCGCCGTGTTCATGCTCGTGCCGCTGGTTTCCTCCTTCGCGATGTCCTTCACGGACTTCACCAGCCGTGACGTCCAGAACCCGGCCGCGATCGGTTTCGTCGGCATCAAGCAGTACGCGACGTTGTTCGCCAACCCGCAGTTCCTCCATTCGATGCTCAACACGGCCTATTTCGTCGTCGTCGGCATACCACTGACCATGGCCGTGGCGCTGGCCTTGGCAGTGGCATTGAACAGTGGAATCAAACGCTTCCGGACGGCCTTCCGCGTAGGGTTCTACACCCCCGTGGTCACCAGCATTGTTGCCGTGGCCGTCGTGTGGCGGTTCATCCTGCAGCCGGACGGCCTGCTGAACACCATCCTGGGCGCAGTGGGAATTCACGGCCCCGACTGGCTCAACAGCACCACGTGGGCCATGCCGGCCATGATCCTGATGGCCGTGTGGCGGAACATGGGCACGCTGATGATCATTTTCCTGGCGGGGCTGCAGAACGTATCGGCGGAAATGCTCGAAGCCGCCGAGGTGGACGGTGCCAATGCCTGGCAGCGGTTCACCAGGATCACGCTGCCCACCCTGCGGCCGACACTGCTGCTGGGCGCGGTGCTGCTCTCCGTTGGCTACCTGCAGTTCTTCGAGGAGCCGTTCGTGATGACCAAAGGCGGGCCGCTCGACTCCACCCTGTCCATCAGCTACTTCACATACAACCAGTTCGGGTTCGGCAAATACGGCTTGGCATCCGCCGCCAGCTATGTGCTCTTCGTCGCCATAGCGCTGCTGAGCCTCGTCCAATTCCGTGCCCTCCGGTCGAAGGACTAA
- a CDS encoding sugar ABC transporter substrate-binding protein, with amino-acid sequence MLHPKATQAAAIGLAAALLLTACGRDNGPGSGSTESASPIASGPATGTVTVWAQGAEGAALPPLAKEFEAANPGVKVNVTAIPWDAAHNKYQTAIAGGTTPDIAQMGTTWMSDFSDAFDPTPSAIDTGDIFPGSVKSTDVGGTRYGVPWYVDANVVFYRSDLAARAGHETFPTDWAGFKSLAKDLQSKAGAKYGVALPAGGADSFQRILPFVWSGGAQLVNQDSTKWTLDTPELAEALNYYNSFFTEGIADKSPATGAGAAESAFVDGSVPMWIGGPSGIGELEKAGGAGFADKYKVAMVPKQKSATSFAGGSNLVVFKKSQNRDAAWKFIQWLSKPDIQVKWYKATGDLPASQSAWKDPSLSGDSKLAVFGDQLKDVNSPPSFPTWTQVSAAADTQLEQIVKAGKNPASALKELQSTADSIGTGR; translated from the coding sequence ATGCTCCATCCCAAAGCCACACAAGCAGCCGCCATCGGCCTTGCCGCTGCCCTGCTCCTGACTGCCTGCGGACGCGACAACGGACCCGGTTCCGGATCCACCGAATCAGCATCCCCAATTGCCTCGGGCCCCGCGACCGGAACAGTCACGGTGTGGGCGCAGGGTGCCGAGGGCGCCGCACTGCCTCCCTTGGCAAAGGAATTCGAGGCCGCCAATCCCGGCGTAAAGGTCAACGTCACGGCCATCCCCTGGGATGCCGCCCACAACAAATACCAGACGGCCATCGCCGGGGGCACCACCCCTGATATCGCCCAGATGGGCACCACCTGGATGAGCGACTTCAGCGATGCCTTCGACCCCACGCCCAGCGCAATCGATACCGGCGACATCTTTCCCGGTTCGGTGAAGTCGACCGACGTGGGCGGGACCAGGTATGGCGTCCCGTGGTACGTGGACGCCAATGTGGTCTTTTACCGCAGCGATCTTGCAGCAAGGGCCGGCCATGAGACCTTCCCCACGGACTGGGCTGGCTTCAAATCCTTGGCCAAGGACCTCCAGAGCAAGGCCGGCGCCAAGTATGGAGTCGCGCTCCCCGCGGGCGGAGCGGACTCCTTCCAGCGCATTCTCCCGTTTGTCTGGTCGGGCGGGGCTCAGCTGGTGAACCAGGACAGCACCAAATGGACGCTGGACACGCCCGAGCTCGCTGAAGCCCTCAACTACTACAACAGCTTCTTCACCGAAGGCATTGCCGACAAGAGCCCTGCCACCGGTGCCGGTGCTGCCGAGTCCGCGTTCGTCGACGGATCCGTTCCCATGTGGATCGGCGGTCCGTCCGGAATCGGCGAGCTGGAAAAGGCCGGCGGTGCGGGATTCGCCGACAAGTACAAGGTGGCCATGGTTCCGAAGCAGAAGTCGGCGACCTCCTTCGCTGGAGGCTCCAACCTGGTCGTCTTCAAGAAATCACAGAACCGGGACGCGGCATGGAAGTTCATCCAGTGGCTCTCCAAGCCCGACATCCAGGTCAAGTGGTACAAGGCGACAGGGGACCTGCCAGCATCCCAGTCTGCATGGAAGGACCCCTCGCTCTCCGGTGATTCCAAACTTGCCGTCTTCGGCGACCAGCTCAAGGACGTCAACTCCCCGCCGTCCTTCCCGACCTGGACCCAGGTGTCTGCCGCTGCCGACACCCAGCTGGAACAGATCGTGAAGGCCGGCAAAAACCCGGCCTCGGCCCTCAAGGAACTGCAGTCCACGGCCGACTCAATCGGGACAGGCCGCTGA